The sequence CTCAGCGCCGCCTTGAACATCTGGGCCAGCTCGCGGCGGAACTTGATGCCCACGAAGCCGTAGAGGAGCGGGTTGAGGGCGCAGTGCGCCAGGCCCATGCTCTCGGCCACCACCGTGCCCATGTCGATGGCGTGCATCGCGTCGCAGCCCCTGGGCACCACGTCCAGCACGATGAGGCTGTCGACGAGGCGCAGGCCGTTGTAGGGCGCCCAGGAGACGACGAACACCACCACCAGCGAGACGATGAGCCGCAGGGACTTGCGCTTCTGGCGGCGCGAGGCGTGGCAGAGGGCGCGGAAGATGCGCACGTAGCAGTAGAGCATGACCAGCAGGGGCAGCGCGAACGCCAGCGCCAGGTTCATCAGCTGGAGGCCCACCTGGATCTGCTTGGAGGACTCGCTGGCGAACTGCATCTTGCAGACCTGCACGCCGCTCACGGTGAGCACCTGGCGGAACTGCACGTCCACGGCGGCCAGGCCGAGGCACGCCGTCCAGATGAGGGCGCAGGCCACCTGCGCGTGGCAGCCGTTGCGGCGCCAGCCGGCGCTGACGGCGTGCACGATGGCCAGGTAGCGGTCGAAGCTGATGCACGCCAGGAAGAGCACGCCGCAGTAGATGTTGAGCGAGAACATGGCGCCCACCACCTTGCAGGCCGCCGTGCCGAAGACCCACGAGTCGGCCGACTGCACGGCGAAAAAGGGCAGCGAGAAGGCCAGCAGGAGGTCGGACACGGCCAGGTGCAGGAGGAAGGTGTCGGTCAGCGAGAAGGAGCAGGGCCCGCGCTGGGCCTGCCGGTAGCGCCGCACCACGCACAGCACCAGCACGTTGCCCACCAGCGCCAGCACAAACACCAGGCTGTACGCCACGGGCGCGAAACTGCGGATGAAGTTCCACGTCTCCTTCACGTCGCACGGGGCATACAGTCGTAGGTCCTCATCTGGGTAGGACGCATTTTCATTATAATAAGCCTGGAGgtggaaaaaataaatattaactTCAGAGATAAGACCGTGGGAGTCTGAGCATAGAAGTAGTAATAGGTGAAGAAGGAAATGGATATATAATTGATATAATTGATAGTATAATATAGCATAATTTCAAGGTGACCGTTTTTTCTGGTGACCGGTTTTACACCATGATATGATGTGATAAACAGTATAGAACATATAACGCAGTGTAGACAGTGGTATACAGTTAAGAAGGTTcatttaaataaattaaatataaatatgtgcagtgtattagcagcaGTGACATTATACGAGTAGTAAGAATAATATAGAAATATGCAGTGTATTAACATAATATATTATAAGAAGAACAGAACAATTATGGATTACATTATGATATGACAGAAGAAATTATAATACAACTGGAGAGAGCACATCAAGCGTACCACCAAATAGTTGTGAGGTAAAGTCAGATAAGGAATGACTTTTTGATGGCATTACTTACATAGTAGTCTGGCGTTGTCATCTTCTCAGTGGGTgaccagcacacagacacactctacactctatagccaaacagacagacaggaaaaaGGAGAAGTTTTAATTAAGCTTTCAGGAACTGAGTGCATGAAAATTTCCAGAATACTTAAAATAAAACTCAATGAGACATTGATTAAGAGGAGCTCAACATTTAGGCAACGACAAGAAAAAAATGCTGTATACCCTACAAAATGTACCAGTGGAAAATGAGATTTTCAACAGCCTAAGCAGCACGAGCAAACAAACGTGATGCTGACAGAAAGGAGTTGGTGGTCTGGGCAGAAGAAAAGCATTGCACAGTGTCACACAGGAACCGAATGTGCTGAGTGTTCAAGTGGAGACAGGAATTGCAAATGTTTTGCGGTTTTCACTTGTTAATCCAGCCAGAATGTGTATGAAATAAAGACACATTTGAATTTCCTGGATCTATACATTTTGATAGACTAAAAAGCATGCATTTAGTAATGCttttaaaacattgtttattctGATTTACAGTAAATTCATTGTTTTCCCCCAGATTTACTGATGTGAGAATAATTTCTAGTCTAGAACGGAATGGTAATGTCTTAATGATGCTAATTTGTTAGTGACTCAGCAAACAATTAATTAATTTCAAAACGCAACACTACCATGTATCATTATGTTATTCTCATAATTGGATGGTGGAAGTAATAtatgaaaaagtaaaaaaaacaaaaaacaaatatcaAATTCATCAAAGCATCAAAGTAATTTGCTAAATTACAGTTACACAAGACTTCTTTTTTTGAAGGTTCTCTTACCAAGTTGTTCTGTCGTTGCAGAGGAAGATTGTAGTCTCTCTTACGCATTCATCACAACTCTGCGTTCTACAACAGAACAGGAAACAGGACTCATATCAAAGCTTCCTGATTCAAGCTTGCCTTAAAGTATTCAAAACGATGTCTCTGACAACGATCCAGTCTCATGGATGGACCACGCTGGAAATACtctaaccagtaggcctaccAAATGTCATGCCATCATAGCTGACTTATTCATGTAGCAATGTATGTTGATATATTTAAAGCAGTTTTGTGGATATAGAATGTTACACAGCAATGTTACATTcattaaaatctctctctctctccctctgtctgtctctctctccctctctctctctctcgcacacacacacacacacacacacacacacacacacacacacacacacacacacacacacacacacacacacacacaaacagagagagacagagagagttgtgAGAATTCACTGATAAGAGAAGTTTCTTCAAGCTATATCTCTCACTATCATGTTGCCATGGGAACAGCTCATGATCTTTTGATAGAGCAGCTGAAAGTATGGTGCAAGTTGTAACACATCCAAAGTCAGGTCTGTTCTCTACACTGAAATGTCAATTTACCTTTTTAATTTCCATGGTCTCTTATTTAGTGCTGCAGAGTCTTGCACTTTCATTATgccatttgtttaaaaatgtttttcttttacaCCATTGAATGTTGACTAAACCAGACCTGCGCACTGAAAATCGTATGGTATTATGATGAACAGGGCCATTACATCCCAGCTAGACCTCAGCAGCAACTCTGGGTAACACCCCTTCTCCATGAAGAGGAGTCACAACCACAACTTTGTTATCTGTTTGGCGCAGCATCACATTACATACATTAAAATGCAATGGAATTACTGTttgtattgtactgtaggtgttacATGAGAAAGGTTAGtgtactataaataaatatagaaaCACTTTCTAGCGGAAATTGTCAAGTTCTCTGTGTGAAGCTGTGCACTGAAGTGAGAGAATCATTTCATATATTTCGCAATAGACTGACATCCACTGAAATTGctcaatgtgtgtgagagagagaaaaaaaagaattctgAGAAATCAGTATAGATCTGTGTTTCAAGAAGTCCATTCCACTTTGAAGGAAGTTCCAGTGTTATGGGCAGTCCTTTCTCTTGCAGTAAACCTGATATGTTGTATGTATTCTCTTTTCGTGGGACATA comes from Sardina pilchardus chromosome 6, fSarPil1.1, whole genome shotgun sequence and encodes:
- the cxcr3.2 gene encoding C-X-C chemokine receptor type 3-2; protein product: MTTPDYYAYYNENASYPDEDLRLYAPCDVKETWNFIRSFAPVAYSLVFVLALVGNVLVLCVVRRYRQAQRGPCSFSLTDTFLLHLAVSDLLLAFSLPFFAVQSADSWVFGTAACKVVGAMFSLNIYCGVLFLACISFDRYLAIVHAVSAGWRRNGCHAQVACALIWTACLGLAAVDVQFRQVLTVSGVQVCKMQFASESSKQIQVGLQLMNLALAFALPLLVMLYCYVRIFRALCHASRRQKRKSLRLIVSLVVVFVVSWAPYNGLRLVDSLIVLDVVPRGCDAMHAIDMGTVVAESMGLAHCALNPLLYGFVGIKFRRELAQMFKAALSPRGGCQELGSWWRGSRRRTAGSFSSVESENTSYFSVVV